In the genome of Flaviflexus ciconiae, one region contains:
- the acs gene encoding acetate--CoA ligase — MSTSSERFIFEPSPEASAGSWAEDWQEIEKRAAADPLAYWEEQASELEWSQPWEAVLDDSNAPFYKWFVGGKTNIVTNAVDRHITGPHKNKLALIWESEDGKEVRTFSYFSLNRDVEKMANILKAMGVRKGDRVTIYLPRIPEVFFAMLACAKLGAVHSVVFAGFSSDALSSRIDDSESKLVITADGSWINGNVFPLKDIVDEAVKFSPTVENVIVVKRTGTEVHMDPTRDHWYHDLENLPIARGRCETVQVDAEDPLYILYTSGSTGKPKAILHTHGGYMVGTYTTLKNTFDIQEDDRFWCTADAGWVTGHSYLVYGPLLNGATTFMYEGGPTFPHPDRWWKLIEHYGITTFYTAPTAIRSLMRFGDAWATRHDLSSLRLIGSVGEPINPAAWHWFHSVVGGGKAPLMDTWWQTETGMFQITGVPSMPQKPGSAGRAVFGQVAEILDEHGNSVPDGQEGFLTLKNPWPAMARTLYNDEQRFVDTYWSTYPGRYMTGDAAKRDEDGYFWVIGRTDDVIKVSGHRLGTAEVEAAINSHSAVSESAAIGLPHEVKGNAIHSFVVLNQGYAGSRELTEELRAHVSSHLSPIAKPDEIEFVNTLPKTRSGKIMRRVLRARALGQDEGDLSTLEE; from the coding sequence ATGTCGACTTCATCCGAGCGCTTTATCTTTGAGCCGTCACCCGAGGCCTCTGCTGGTTCGTGGGCAGAGGACTGGCAAGAGATTGAGAAGCGAGCTGCTGCGGATCCTCTGGCCTATTGGGAGGAGCAGGCTTCCGAACTGGAGTGGTCGCAGCCGTGGGAGGCGGTTCTCGACGATTCGAATGCGCCGTTCTACAAGTGGTTTGTTGGTGGCAAGACCAACATTGTGACGAACGCTGTCGACCGTCATATCACCGGGCCGCATAAGAACAAGCTTGCTCTGATCTGGGAGTCTGAGGACGGTAAGGAAGTTCGCACCTTCTCGTACTTCTCTCTCAACCGCGATGTTGAGAAGATGGCGAATATTTTGAAGGCCATGGGTGTACGTAAGGGCGATCGGGTCACGATCTACCTGCCCCGAATTCCCGAAGTGTTCTTCGCGATGTTGGCCTGCGCAAAGCTCGGTGCCGTGCACTCGGTCGTGTTCGCCGGTTTCTCCTCGGATGCTCTGTCCTCCCGCATTGATGACTCCGAATCTAAGCTCGTCATTACGGCCGACGGTTCGTGGATTAACGGGAACGTGTTCCCCCTCAAGGACATTGTCGACGAGGCCGTTAAGTTCTCCCCCACGGTCGAAAACGTCATTGTCGTGAAGCGCACGGGCACCGAGGTGCACATGGATCCGACGAGGGATCACTGGTATCACGATCTGGAGAACCTGCCGATCGCACGCGGGCGATGCGAGACCGTGCAGGTGGATGCTGAAGATCCGCTCTACATTCTTTACACGTCTGGCTCCACGGGTAAGCCCAAGGCTATCCTGCACACGCACGGCGGGTACATGGTCGGCACCTACACGACACTGAAGAACACATTCGATATCCAAGAGGACGACAGGTTCTGGTGCACGGCCGATGCCGGGTGGGTAACCGGGCACTCCTACCTCGTGTACGGCCCATTATTGAATGGCGCCACGACCTTCATGTACGAGGGCGGCCCCACCTTCCCGCACCCGGACCGCTGGTGGAAACTTATCGAGCACTACGGCATCACGACCTTCTATACGGCACCCACCGCCATCCGTTCCCTCATGCGCTTCGGTGACGCTTGGGCAACCCGCCACGACCTGTCATCGCTTCGTCTCATTGGTTCCGTTGGCGAACCCATCAACCCGGCAGCCTGGCACTGGTTCCACAGCGTAGTTGGCGGCGGCAAAGCACCCCTCATGGATACCTGGTGGCAGACAGAAACCGGGATGTTCCAGATCACCGGCGTCCCCTCCATGCCGCAAAAGCCCGGTTCCGCAGGCCGGGCAGTCTTCGGACAGGTTGCTGAGATCCTTGACGAACACGGCAACTCCGTACCGGACGGGCAGGAAGGCTTCCTTACCCTCAAGAATCCCTGGCCCGCCATGGCACGGACCCTGTACAACGACGAGCAGCGCTTCGTCGACACCTACTGGTCCACCTACCCGGGCCGGTACATGACAGGGGACGCTGCCAAACGTGACGAGGACGGATACTTCTGGGTCATTGGCCGCACCGACGACGTCATTAAAGTCTCAGGACACCGTCTCGGCACCGCAGAGGTCGAAGCCGCCATCAACTCCCACTCCGCAGTCTCCGAATCAGCCGCCATCGGCCTCCCCCACGAAGTCAAAGGCAACGCCATCCATTCCTTCGTTGTCCTCAATCAGGGGTATGCGGGAAGCAGGGAACTCACCGAGGAGCTACGAGCACACGTCTCCAGCCACCTCTCCCCCATCGCTAAACCCGATGAAATCGAGTTCGTCAACACGCTCCCCAAGACCCGTTCCGGCAAGATCATGCGGCGTGTCCTTCGAGCACGCGCACTCGGCCAAGACGAAGGCGACCTCTCAACCCTAGAAGAGTAG
- the thrS gene encoding threonine--tRNA ligase, with protein MPNLVIDGSQIDISEPTTGLTHFSKQRNIIALRVNGDLKDLDTDLTTLPEGATVEGVDIAEEDGLNILRHSATHVLAQAVQQINPDVNLGIGPFITDGFYYDFGNIEPVTPEDLKAIEKIMKQIVKEGQSFKRRVVTEDEAREELADQPYKIELLGIKGGTDAEDTAEGASVEVGGDELTIYDNVRRNGDIAWKDLCRGPHVPTTKILGNAFALTRSSAAYWRGDQNNDGLQRIYGTAWPTKDELVAYQTRIEEAQKRDHRKLGTELDLFSFPDEIGSGLPVFHPKGEMVRMVMEDYSRKRHLEAGYSFVHTPHITKKNLFETSKHLEWYADGMYPPMHMDEEVDADGNITKQGQDYYLKPMNCPMHNLIFRSRGRSYRELPLRLFEFGTVYRYEKSGVVHGLTRARGFTQDDAHIYTTREQMKEELARLLTFVLDLLKDYGMDDFYLELSTRDPEKSVGDEQTWEEATRTLAEVAHDTGLQLVDDPGGAAFYGPKISVQAKDALGRTWQLSTIQLDFFEPDLFELEYTAPDGSRQRPVMIHRALFGSIERFFGVLVEHYAGAFPAWLAPVQVTCIPVAEAFEGYLEGVADKLRAEGIRVEIDRSDDRFGKKIRNAAKEKVPFVLIAGGEDAESGAVSFRYRDGSQNNGVPIDEAVAEIVRQVNERVNQ; from the coding sequence GTGCCCAATCTCGTGATCGACGGCTCGCAGATCGACATCTCAGAACCGACGACCGGCCTCACCCACTTCAGCAAGCAGAGGAACATCATCGCCCTGCGTGTCAACGGAGATCTCAAGGATCTCGACACGGACCTGACTACGCTCCCCGAAGGAGCCACGGTCGAAGGCGTTGATATCGCTGAAGAGGACGGGCTCAACATCCTCCGCCACTCCGCCACCCACGTGCTCGCCCAAGCCGTCCAGCAGATCAACCCGGACGTCAACCTCGGCATTGGCCCCTTCATTACCGACGGCTTCTACTACGACTTCGGCAACATCGAACCCGTCACCCCCGAAGATCTGAAGGCGATCGAAAAGATCATGAAGCAGATCGTCAAGGAAGGCCAGTCCTTCAAACGCCGCGTCGTCACCGAAGACGAAGCCCGCGAAGAACTCGCAGACCAGCCCTACAAAATCGAACTGCTCGGCATCAAGGGCGGCACCGACGCGGAAGACACCGCAGAAGGCGCCTCCGTCGAGGTCGGCGGCGACGAACTCACCATCTACGACAACGTCCGCCGCAACGGCGACATCGCCTGGAAAGACCTCTGCCGTGGCCCCCACGTGCCCACCACCAAGATCCTCGGCAACGCCTTCGCCCTCACCAGGTCCTCAGCAGCCTACTGGCGCGGCGACCAAAACAACGACGGCCTCCAGCGCATCTACGGCACCGCATGGCCGACCAAGGACGAACTCGTCGCCTATCAGACGCGTATCGAAGAAGCCCAGAAACGCGACCACCGCAAACTTGGCACCGAACTCGACCTGTTCTCCTTCCCCGACGAAATCGGCTCCGGCCTGCCTGTCTTCCACCCCAAGGGCGAAATGGTCCGCATGGTCATGGAAGACTACTCCCGCAAACGCCACCTCGAAGCCGGATACTCCTTCGTCCACACCCCGCACATCACCAAGAAGAACCTCTTCGAAACCTCCAAGCACCTCGAATGGTATGCCGACGGCATGTACCCCCCGATGCACATGGACGAAGAAGTAGACGCGGACGGCAACATCACCAAGCAGGGCCAGGACTACTACCTCAAGCCCATGAACTGCCCCATGCACAACCTGATCTTCCGCTCCCGCGGACGCTCCTACCGCGAACTCCCGCTCCGCCTCTTCGAGTTCGGAACCGTCTACCGCTACGAAAAGTCCGGCGTCGTCCACGGCCTGACCCGCGCTCGCGGTTTTACTCAGGACGATGCTCATATCTACACGACTCGTGAGCAGATGAAGGAGGAGCTGGCCCGCCTGCTCACCTTCGTTCTTGACCTGCTGAAGGATTACGGCATGGACGACTTCTATCTGGAGCTGTCCACCCGCGATCCCGAGAAGTCGGTGGGTGATGAGCAGACCTGGGAGGAAGCAACCCGCACCCTCGCGGAGGTTGCCCACGACACCGGCCTCCAGCTCGTTGACGACCCGGGCGGTGCGGCCTTCTACGGCCCGAAGATCTCAGTCCAGGCAAAGGACGCTCTCGGGCGCACCTGGCAGCTGTCGACGATCCAGCTGGACTTCTTCGAGCCGGACCTGTTCGAGCTTGAATACACGGCCCCCGACGGCTCTCGTCAGCGCCCCGTCATGATCCACCGCGCTCTGTTCGGCTCAATCGAACGCTTCTTCGGCGTTCTCGTTGAGCACTATGCCGGAGCTTTCCCGGCCTGGCTGGCACCCGTCCAGGTCACCTGTATCCCGGTTGCTGAGGCCTTCGAAGGCTACCTTGAAGGCGTTGCCGACAAGCTGCGCGCCGAAGGTATCCGCGTCGAGATTGACCGGAGCGACGATCGGTTCGGTAAGAAGATCCGCAATGCCGCTAAGGAGAAGGTGCCCTTCGTCCTCATCGCAGGTGGCGAGGACGCGGAGAGCGGGGCCGTTTCGTTCCGCTACCGTGACGGTTCCCAGAACAACGGGGTGCCGATCGACGAGGCCGTGGCGGAGATTGTCCGCCAGGTCAACGAACGCGTCAACCAGTAG
- the pgsA gene encoding phosphatidylinositol phosphate synthase, producing MLSRSGRPLFQMLFGPVARLFVRLGISADAVTIAGTIASCTVALWLIPTDHLTVAAWTIFAVVIFDNLDGQIARLTGTSSKWGAFLDSTMDRFADGAIFLAVAIWSILHADESLANWTALGAVVALLMGAVVPYAKARAESLGFTANIGLAERADRLTVILVGVFFVGLEWGDWWLTVATWLLVAASFFTVIQRMVTVYKQAKAEPGESQAETA from the coding sequence ATGCTCAGCAGGTCGGGACGCCCGCTCTTCCAGATGCTGTTCGGCCCGGTCGCACGGCTGTTCGTGCGCCTGGGGATCAGCGCCGATGCCGTGACGATTGCGGGCACGATCGCCTCTTGCACGGTGGCCCTCTGGCTCATCCCTACCGACCACCTGACGGTGGCGGCGTGGACGATCTTTGCGGTTGTTATCTTCGACAATCTTGACGGTCAAATCGCGAGGCTCACGGGAACCTCCTCGAAGTGGGGTGCGTTCCTCGACTCGACAATGGACAGGTTTGCCGATGGTGCGATCTTCCTCGCGGTCGCCATCTGGTCGATCCTCCACGCCGACGAGTCGCTAGCCAACTGGACGGCGCTTGGTGCCGTTGTTGCCCTTCTCATGGGAGCTGTCGTTCCCTACGCGAAGGCGCGAGCTGAGTCCCTTGGCTTCACCGCTAACATTGGCCTCGCCGAGCGTGCTGACCGGCTGACCGTGATCCTCGTCGGTGTGTTCTTTGTTGGGCTCGAATGGGGCGACTGGTGGCTCACGGTAGCGACCTGGCTACTTGTCGCCGCCTCCTTCTTCACCGTTATCCAGCGCATGGTAACGGTGTACAAGCAGGCGAAGGCCGAGCCGGGCGAGTCGCAGGCGGAGACCGCCTAA
- a CDS encoding phosphatidylinositol mannoside acyltransferase, whose amino-acid sequence MDVYSLFKRAEAFVAKAPEPVGRGLFDAVGVAAALANIKGVKQLKKNYRRIDPGLSGLKLTGAAIAGMRNYMRYYYEMFRATQMSGEELNHRVVLEPDGYLRAEFAGGNSVPAALMHTGNWDLAGAWAEKHLAHVVTVAENLGDPRMAQGFIDYRTGLGMTIYLAVPGTNVFESLVEEASEPVLLPLLADRDLTASGVETTLLGHNLMLAPGPALLAVKTGRPFVPLMMRHIKDRKAAKRPGGTKWVTHIDVFPPIAPTAGPDASREEREADVARMCQEWMDSISDWMKEHYVHWHMLQKVYVDDLDMARLRARRAETE is encoded by the coding sequence ATGGACGTGTACTCGCTTTTTAAGAGGGCCGAGGCGTTCGTCGCAAAGGCACCCGAGCCAGTCGGTAGGGGACTTTTCGATGCTGTCGGTGTAGCCGCAGCGCTCGCAAACATCAAGGGCGTCAAGCAGCTGAAGAAGAACTATCGGCGAATCGACCCGGGCCTGTCCGGCCTGAAGCTCACCGGCGCCGCTATCGCAGGTATGCGGAACTATATGCGCTACTACTACGAGATGTTCCGCGCCACCCAAATGTCCGGGGAAGAACTAAACCACCGGGTCGTTCTTGAGCCGGATGGCTACCTTCGGGCTGAGTTCGCGGGCGGCAACTCGGTTCCCGCGGCTCTCATGCACACGGGTAACTGGGATCTGGCCGGTGCGTGGGCGGAAAAGCACCTCGCTCACGTTGTCACGGTCGCGGAGAACCTCGGGGATCCCCGCATGGCGCAGGGCTTCATCGACTACCGCACGGGGCTAGGCATGACGATCTATCTTGCCGTGCCCGGCACAAACGTTTTCGAAAGCCTCGTGGAGGAAGCATCCGAGCCGGTTCTCCTGCCACTACTTGCTGACAGGGACCTCACGGCATCCGGCGTGGAGACCACGTTGCTTGGCCACAACCTCATGCTGGCTCCCGGGCCCGCCCTGCTGGCGGTCAAGACGGGACGTCCCTTTGTGCCCCTCATGATGAGGCACATCAAAGATCGGAAGGCCGCGAAGCGCCCGGGCGGAACGAAGTGGGTTACCCACATTGATGTTTTCCCTCCGATTGCTCCCACTGCCGGCCCCGATGCGTCCCGCGAAGAGCGGGAAGCAGATGTGGCACGGATGTGCCAGGAATGGATGGACTCCATTTCGGACTGGATGAAGGAACACTACGTGCATTGGCACATGCTCCAGAAGGTCTACGTGGATGACCTGGACATGGCACGATTGAGAGCACGACGAGCGGAGACAGAGTGA
- a CDS encoding glycosyltransferase family 4 protein, with the protein MKIGIACPYSWDVPGGVQFHIRDLAEELISRGHTVSVIAPATEGTELPDFVVPTGAAIPIPYNGSVARLAFGPRVNWQVRKWLQTNQFDVLHVHEPFVPSLAMLALMSAECPVVSTSHTAMDRSKFLSIASPLLVPVLEKTRARIAVSEEARRTAVEHLGGDAYVIPNGVSVKNFTVSGKDPRFTGTPDSPTIGFLGRIDEPRKGLPILSGAVAEVLAAYPKARFFVAGRGDNSKALEILGDNAVAVTFLGSVSEEDKAALLSSVDIYVAPQTGGESFGIVLIEAMSSGSFVVSSDIPAFQAVLDHGTYGDHFRSEHPEDLARVIIKALGEPERRAATIESAKQAAWRYDWSTVASQILSVYSIAVNTAGKRVAGWGK; encoded by the coding sequence GTGAAGATTGGCATCGCATGCCCATATTCGTGGGATGTTCCTGGCGGCGTCCAGTTTCATATCCGTGACCTTGCGGAAGAACTGATTAGCCGCGGACATACCGTGTCCGTCATTGCGCCCGCCACGGAGGGCACGGAACTCCCCGACTTTGTTGTGCCCACGGGCGCCGCGATCCCGATCCCTTACAACGGCTCCGTTGCACGCCTCGCCTTCGGCCCCCGCGTCAACTGGCAGGTTCGCAAGTGGCTGCAGACCAATCAGTTCGATGTGCTGCACGTACATGAGCCCTTTGTTCCCTCGCTGGCGATGTTGGCTCTTATGAGCGCGGAATGTCCCGTTGTTTCTACATCCCATACGGCGATGGACCGCTCGAAGTTCCTGTCGATCGCTTCCCCGCTCCTCGTTCCGGTACTGGAGAAGACCCGGGCCCGGATCGCCGTCTCGGAAGAGGCACGCAGGACGGCCGTCGAGCACCTGGGTGGCGATGCGTACGTGATTCCGAACGGCGTCAGCGTCAAAAACTTCACGGTGTCCGGTAAGGATCCCCGCTTCACGGGAACCCCGGACAGCCCGACGATTGGTTTCCTGGGCAGGATCGACGAGCCACGCAAGGGACTGCCAATCCTTTCAGGCGCCGTTGCCGAGGTTCTCGCGGCCTATCCGAAGGCCCGGTTCTTCGTGGCCGGACGCGGCGACAATTCGAAGGCGCTCGAAATCCTGGGTGACAACGCTGTAGCGGTCACCTTCCTTGGGTCTGTCTCCGAGGAAGACAAGGCGGCCCTGCTATCGTCTGTCGACATCTATGTGGCACCCCAGACCGGAGGTGAATCGTTCGGAATCGTTCTCATCGAGGCAATGAGTTCCGGTTCCTTCGTTGTCTCCTCCGATATCCCTGCCTTCCAGGCGGTCCTCGACCACGGCACCTATGGAGACCATTTCCGTAGCGAACATCCCGAGGACCTGGCCCGCGTCATCATCAAGGCCCTGGGCGAGCCCGAAAGGCGGGCAGCCACGATCGAGTCTGCCAAGCAAGCCGCGTGGCGATACGACTGGTCGACCGTTGCCTCTCAGATTCTTTCCGTCTATTCCATCGCGGTGAACACCGCCGGCAAGAGAGTAGCGGGGTGGGGCAAGTGA
- a CDS encoding PrsW family intramembrane metalloprotease, translating into MSQPYQQYPPNQRYQQAPNQQRYYPPQGQPYSRSHERPWVPSQNPQQVPTYMPWKLPPRHSPVFYVMVAALAFLGVLGFIMVLPMLTESAGNAGAISAGIVALIPVVVVSALVWWIDSWEPEPKWLMVAMFLWGGGVAVAISAWLNTAWGEAMWRSSGSPIKGEIWSAIVSAPIVEEAAKGLGVVLLFVFFKKNFNGPIDGICYGAMSGLGFAFTENILYFTRFYDDLSEIALLRFSSPLLHPLCTACIGMFLGFAVYAKSRWMALPLLVPGFLIGASIHFMHNGWATITDVNVVLTGEGSMGFNYFAVQIPSYIAALILVLWFRKEEEMIIQERLGEYQRAGWLAVHEVDMMGSLEGRRKARAWAKSRGPLALNGMKRFQEETAHLALNRQRAALQTMTVPRAQREEARTLNSIGRAREMFMAGVR; encoded by the coding sequence ATGTCGCAGCCCTACCAGCAGTATCCGCCTAACCAGCGATATCAGCAGGCTCCCAATCAGCAGCGGTACTATCCGCCACAGGGTCAGCCCTACTCTCGATCGCACGAGCGGCCCTGGGTCCCGTCCCAGAACCCGCAACAGGTTCCCACCTATATGCCGTGGAAGCTGCCGCCCCGGCATTCGCCCGTTTTCTACGTCATGGTAGCCGCACTTGCCTTCCTCGGCGTCCTGGGCTTCATCATGGTTCTGCCCATGCTCACGGAGAGCGCTGGAAACGCCGGTGCGATATCCGCGGGGATTGTCGCTCTCATTCCGGTCGTTGTCGTCAGCGCGCTGGTGTGGTGGATCGACTCCTGGGAGCCGGAGCCGAAATGGCTCATGGTGGCAATGTTCCTCTGGGGCGGCGGCGTGGCGGTCGCAATTTCCGCATGGCTCAACACCGCGTGGGGTGAGGCCATGTGGCGGTCGTCAGGTAGCCCGATCAAGGGCGAGATCTGGTCGGCGATCGTCTCGGCTCCGATCGTTGAGGAAGCCGCCAAGGGGCTCGGCGTCGTCCTGCTCTTCGTGTTCTTTAAGAAGAACTTCAACGGCCCCATTGATGGCATTTGCTACGGCGCCATGTCGGGACTGGGTTTTGCCTTCACCGAGAACATTCTCTACTTCACTCGGTTCTACGACGACCTGAGCGAGATCGCTCTGCTGCGCTTCTCCTCCCCGCTCCTGCACCCGCTGTGCACCGCCTGCATCGGAATGTTCCTTGGCTTCGCGGTCTACGCGAAGTCGAGATGGATGGCGTTGCCGCTACTCGTTCCCGGTTTCCTTATCGGCGCCTCCATCCACTTCATGCACAACGGGTGGGCGACCATCACCGACGTCAACGTGGTCCTGACCGGCGAGGGCTCCATGGGCTTCAACTACTTCGCGGTGCAAATACCGTCCTACATAGCTGCCCTGATATTGGTTCTCTGGTTCCGGAAGGAAGAAGAAATGATTATCCAAGAACGCCTGGGGGAGTACCAGCGGGCGGGCTGGCTGGCAGTGCACGAGGTGGACATGATGGGAAGCCTCGAGGGCAGGCGGAAGGCCCGTGCCTGGGCCAAGTCCCGAGGCCCACTCGCGCTCAACGGGATGAAACGGTTCCAGGAAGAAACCGCGCACCTGGCGCTCAACCGGCAGCGCGCCGCCCTGCAAACCATGACCGTGCCCAGAGCGCAGCGGGAGGAAGCCCGCACTCTCAACTCGATCGGAAGAGCACGCGAGATGTTCATGGCGGGAGTACGTTGA
- a CDS encoding NUDIX hydrolase: MSGDDEWTPGPDGILERNAARVVPIDEEGRIFLIRGHDTEDPNHSWWFTVGGGIDPGEDPVDGAARELYEETGLAVDPDRLVGPVLQRSAVFRFTFHLRRQYERFYLLHVSNSEAESISLWNQDYLTELEKEVLDEVAWWRVDEIENAQQTGVAIYPEGIAQLAKGWFEGWDGSLTVIEDA; the protein is encoded by the coding sequence ATGAGCGGGGACGACGAGTGGACGCCCGGCCCTGATGGGATCCTTGAGCGGAACGCGGCCCGGGTTGTCCCGATCGATGAGGAGGGCCGCATCTTCCTCATTCGCGGGCACGACACCGAAGATCCCAATCATTCGTGGTGGTTCACGGTTGGCGGGGGGATTGATCCCGGGGAGGATCCTGTCGACGGCGCGGCCCGCGAGCTGTATGAGGAGACCGGATTGGCGGTTGATCCTGACCGCCTTGTCGGCCCGGTTCTTCAAAGGAGCGCCGTCTTTCGTTTCACGTTCCACCTGCGTAGGCAATACGAGAGGTTTTATCTTCTCCATGTGAGCAACAGCGAGGCTGAGAGCATCTCGCTATGGAACCAGGACTACTTAACCGAGCTTGAGAAGGAAGTTCTCGACGAGGTTGCCTGGTGGCGAGTCGACGAGATCGAGAACGCCCAGCAAACCGGTGTTGCCATCTATCCGGAAGGCATTGCTCAGCTTGCCAAGGGATGGTTCGAGGGCTGGGACGGCTCGCTTACGGTCATCGAGGACGCCTAA
- a CDS encoding YebC/PmpR family DNA-binding transcriptional regulator — MAGHSKWATTKHKKAALDAKRGKLFARLIKNIEVAGRTGGPDPAGNPTLYDAIQKAKKNSVPADNIDRALKRASGEGEDGVQYESIMYEGYASGGVAILIECLTDNRNRAASELRVALTRNGGTLADPGSVAYLFARKGVVEVSKTDDVTEDDILMAVLDAGADEVNDEGETYEIVSEPNDVVAVRTALQEAGYDYDSAEVQFVPSMKVEVNKEDAEKVMKVIDAVEDLDDVQNVYSNVDIPDDVLAQMNED, encoded by the coding sequence GTGGCGGGACATTCAAAGTGGGCAACCACCAAGCACAAGAAGGCCGCGCTCGACGCTAAGCGTGGCAAACTCTTTGCGCGCCTCATCAAGAACATCGAGGTGGCCGGGAGGACCGGTGGCCCCGATCCCGCCGGTAACCCGACGCTCTACGACGCAATCCAGAAGGCCAAGAAGAACTCCGTTCCGGCCGACAACATTGACCGCGCACTTAAGCGCGCCTCCGGTGAGGGCGAAGACGGCGTCCAGTACGAGTCGATCATGTACGAGGGCTACGCCTCCGGTGGCGTTGCTATCCTCATCGAGTGCCTGACCGACAACCGCAACCGTGCAGCCTCCGAGCTCCGCGTTGCCCTCACCCGCAACGGCGGCACGCTTGCCGACCCGGGCTCCGTTGCCTACCTGTTTGCTCGCAAGGGAGTCGTCGAGGTCTCGAAGACCGATGACGTCACCGAGGACGACATTCTTATGGCGGTGCTGGATGCAGGCGCTGACGAGGTCAACGACGAGGGCGAAACCTACGAGATTGTGTCCGAACCGAATGACGTGGTTGCCGTCCGCACTGCCCTTCAGGAGGCCGGATACGACTACGATTCCGCGGAAGTCCAGTTTGTGCCCTCGATGAAGGTTGAGGTCAACAAGGAAGACGCCGAGAAGGTCATGAAGGTCATCGACGCCGTGGAAGACCTTGACGACGTTCAGAACGTTTACTCGAACGTTGATATCCCGGATGACGTTCTGGCTCAGATGAACGAGGACTGA
- a CDS encoding sulfite exporter TauE/SafE family protein: MSAGALCVLVAAVILGGTLQRVSGMGMGLVLSPVLALLLGPATGVTVTNMTTVMSALLIGFVLRAGIDWKRFGIIAPSALLGAIPGGQLVRELDGNWLSVMVGALLLLALLVTVGAGKLRGLPHLTNPAWLVPFAALGAFLNTVSGVAAPALVIYALLSRWDQRSFQATLQPVFLLFGALSVAVKVLIGATPLSVLPDPWILLVILAGVLVAIAIGGQLSKRVSPQKARAAAILVAGAGAVSALIRGLIGALG; the protein is encoded by the coding sequence ATGTCCGCAGGAGCACTCTGCGTGCTCGTTGCCGCGGTGATTCTCGGCGGGACCCTGCAGCGGGTATCGGGTATGGGAATGGGACTCGTCCTATCCCCGGTGCTCGCCCTCCTGCTTGGCCCAGCCACCGGCGTCACGGTGACAAACATGACGACGGTCATGAGCGCCCTACTCATAGGATTTGTGCTCAGGGCCGGAATCGACTGGAAACGGTTCGGCATCATCGCGCCCTCTGCCCTCCTGGGAGCAATCCCCGGAGGGCAGCTCGTTCGCGAACTCGACGGCAACTGGCTATCCGTCATGGTCGGTGCACTTCTTCTCCTTGCCCTGCTCGTCACCGTCGGTGCGGGCAAACTCAGGGGCCTGCCGCACCTCACCAATCCTGCGTGGCTTGTTCCCTTTGCGGCCCTTGGCGCATTTCTAAACACGGTCTCCGGAGTCGCCGCACCGGCCCTGGTCATCTACGCGCTCCTGTCGCGCTGGGACCAGCGTTCCTTCCAGGCCACGCTCCAACCCGTCTTCCTGCTGTTCGGTGCGCTGTCCGTCGCCGTCAAAGTCCTCATCGGAGCCACCCCGCTCAGCGTCCTACCGGACCCCTGGATTCTTCTCGTGATTCTTGCGGGAGTCCTGGTCGCAATCGCGATCGGAGGGCAACTCTCGAAGCGTGTGAGTCCACAGAAGGCCCGTGCCGCTGCCATCCTCGTCGCCGGTGCCGGAGCCGTGTCGGCCCTCATCCGCGGGCTCATCGGTGCGCTAGGTTAG
- the ruvC gene encoding crossover junction endodeoxyribonuclease RuvC, translating to MRILGVDPGLTRCGIGVIDASGARQVSYVDVAVVRSTADTAPHRRLEIIADGIDEMMKKHGPDVVAVERMFAEDNVRSIIGTAQVAGVAMLAASRAKLPLALHSPSEVKAAVTGDGRAEKKAVQLMVQRILRLNAPPRPADAADALALAITHAWRGGAISRNETAEGAQHGGAMMPGVPGEGMTAAQRAWAEGERSRRMSGIVAQQMAGRAREKRGR from the coding sequence ATGAGAATCTTGGGAGTAGACCCCGGCCTCACCCGCTGCGGTATCGGAGTCATCGATGCATCGGGAGCCCGGCAGGTCAGCTACGTTGACGTCGCCGTTGTTCGGTCAACCGCCGACACAGCGCCGCACCGCAGGCTCGAAATCATCGCCGACGGCATCGACGAGATGATGAAAAAGCACGGCCCCGACGTTGTTGCTGTTGAGCGCATGTTCGCCGAGGACAACGTTCGTTCGATCATCGGCACCGCCCAGGTCGCCGGCGTCGCCATGCTTGCCGCCTCTCGCGCGAAGCTTCCCCTCGCCCTTCACTCACCTTCCGAGGTCAAGGCCGCCGTGACGGGAGACGGCAGGGCTGAGAAGAAGGCCGTTCAGCTCATGGTGCAGCGCATCCTCCGGCTTAACGCACCACCGAGGCCCGCCGATGCTGCGGACGCCCTTGCCCTTGCCATCACCCACGCATGGCGCGGGGGAGCGATATCGCGGAATGAAACGGCCGAGGGCGCTCAGCACGGTGGAGCGATGATGCCGGGAGTCCCCGGTGAGGGCATGACGGCCGCCCAGCGTGCCTGGGCCGAAGGTGAGCGTTCACGACGCATGTCCGGCATCGTTGCACAACAGATGGCGGGGCGTGCACGCGAAAAGCGCGGCCGCTGA